Below is a window of Paraburkholderia kururiensis DNA.
TGATCGTAAGATTGCACCCCGCCTACGGAGAGGGCCTCCGGAAACCGGACATAAGGCAGTTGATAGATCGCACTACCCTTGGGGCTCTCCTTCTCTATTGCGCCGATAAATCTCGCATCGTTCAAATATTCGGCCCGGGTTGCGTCATTGCAAGCCTGGCAAGGCGGTGTTGTTTGATCCCAGATGGCGATAGCGCAAAGAATTGCGCCAATACCACCAATGGCCGGCCACGTTGCGCGCAGACGCGGCGCATATCGTTCAATGCCTAGCTGAGTGATAAGCATCGCCGCGCAGATTGAAGTAAATGCAATGAATACGCTTACCCGGTTCCATGCCCGAATCATTGGGCTAATTAAAATACTGAAGAGCACCGATCCACCGCCAATTGTGCAAAACAGAACAAGAACGAAAGTAATGGCAGCAAGAAAATACAGGCGCTCGTCACGTCGTTGCTCTTTCCCCGGCGCAATCAGTGCGAGCAATAGTGCCAGAAAGCCGACGCTACCAATCGCCCCAAGCGAGGCCGTTTCGTTTTCATTGACGAGCGGGAAGGTGGTCGTGTATTTCTGGGTCAATTCCGCAAGGGGCGCCATGCGATGTCCGACGCGCGGCAACAGCAACTGCGTAATCTTCAATCCATAGAGCTCTGCTTCGGATGGATTCCTCTGGGCCACCTCGGTATTGATCCCATGTCTGGCCCGATCGGCTAGATTCGGCGCGACGTTCGCTACAATGCCGATTGTTACGATTGCGACCGCCAATATGCCGGGAAATATGGAGATGATCGACCGCACGCGCAGATATTTGCAGAGTGTTGCAGCCAGAAAGGCGAGAACACCGAAAAAGGAGTAGTAGACTCCGAAGCACGACAAGACCAGAAGGGTGGCTACGTGCCCAATTTGTCCGGACAGGCCGCGGGATTTGTCGGAAGAGAAGAGATTCCCAATGTATATTTTATAGGCGTACCAGATAAATAACGGCGCAGGGAAATACCATGTGTAAAACAGATGGGGCAGGCGTAAAAAATGGAACGGCAGCATAGTAAATATGAAGCCGGCCGAAAAACTGAGCGCGCGTGACAGGCGAAAGCGCCGTGCAACAAAATAGGCGCTCAGCGCATTTAGTGGAAACCCGATGAGATAGTAGATATTGAGCGCGGTGGCTGCGCTTCCCGACAGGACACCAAACACCTTTAGCGCGGCGAGGCTTCCCGAATCAGGGATGGGGTAATCGTAAAGATAAGAGCCAAATGGCGCTCCCATTGCGCTGCTATGGAAGACCCAGAGATTTTCCATAAGACGCTTGATCACGAGGAGCATCAGTAGCCCATCGCCGTTGTAGATCAGCGGAACGCGAATATCAAGTTGGCTCCCACCCATGAGCATCCAGCCAGCCACCAACGAGAATGCGCCCAGCGCACATGGTGCGACCAACGACAAACCTTTGCTCTTTTCCGGTGAGCGGGTGCTCGGCGAATCCCCGAAGGCGAAGTCTGTCACGAGATCTAGCCTCTTGTTTGTAGTGCTGCGGGTGTTGGTTGATCCACTTCGGCGCTACTTGGCGAGCGACGCGGGAGAGTCGGCGGTGGAGTTGATCCGCTCCCTCTCTACCACCAACGGCCGCTTTTGCGCATACGTCAGAATCGCGCCAACGTACTCGCCCAGCAAGCCGATAAAAAACAGCTGAACAGACGAGAAGAAAAACAAACCAATGAGCATCGGTGCGCTGCCCATTGAAAAGCTGTTCCAGTACAGCAGTTTGAGCACCAGATAAATGAACGAAACGCAAAGGCTAACGCCCGAGAGGAAGAATCCGGCAATGGTCGCGAGGCGCAACGGCACCTTGGAATGCGACGTGATGCCGAGCATCGCAATATCGTACAGCGTGTAAAAATTGTTCTTCGAAATGCCGCGCTTGCGTCTGGGTTGCACGTAAGGCAACTGGATTACATCAAAGCCGATCTCGCAGACCAGGCCGCGAAAGTACGGATAGGGATCGTCGATCTGTCGCAGGATCTCAATCACCTTGCGATCGTACAGACCGAAACCGGTGAAGTTCTGGATAAGCTTCACGTTCGCGATACGCGTAACGAGGCGGTAGTACATGCGGCGCAGCGCGAAGAACAGCGCTGACTCTTTCGCCTCCGGCTTTACGCCGATCACGATCGGTGCGCCGGCAAGCCAGTTCTTGACGAACTCACGCATCAACTCCGGCGGGTCCTGAAGATCGGCCACCAGCAGAATGACCGCGTCGCCCGTCGCTTGCAGCAAACCATACATGGGCGAGCGAATATGCCCGAAATTTCGCGCATTCACGATGACGCTCACGTTCGGGTCCGCTGCCGCGATGCTGCGCAACTTGCTTACCGTCGTGTCGGTAGATGCGTTGTCGATGAAGAGATGGTCGTAGGTGACTTCAGGGATAGTCGCGAAAATACGGCGCGTTTCGCTATACACCGCCTCCACGTTTTCCTCTTCGTTGAAACAGGGAGTGACGACCGTGATGTGCTTCATGGCAAATTGAAAACGAACCGGCGATTGAGAATAAAGGCTAGCAGGCTGAGGGGAACCAGCGTGATTGCATTAGCGACGTAAACGTTGGCACCCAGACTCAAAAGCAGGCGCACGCCTCCCAGGTTGACGAGGTAGATGACACAGTAGACACCTACGAAGCGCCAGAAACGCGACCGCGGTGCGCCGTCAAATACGAGCCGTCCTACGCTCTGGAAGTTGAACAGCACGCCACCAATGGTTGCGAGCCCGATCGCAACTGGGTACGTCAAACCTATAAACGTAAATACGGCGAAGAGCGAATAGCCGAAAACCGTGTTGAGGCCGCCTACCACGAGAAAGCGGATCAGCTGATAAACGGTCTTCACGGCCGGCTCACGGTCTGACGCTGCGCTGGCACCGGCGGGTGTTCCGTCTGCCATGTCGTTATCGCTTGTATTGGATGCTTGCATCGAGCGCGCGCCTGATCTGTTTTTCCACCGCCTCGGGTGCGAGGCCGTGGCTTTCCATCAGGAAAGGATAGTTGCCGCACAGCGTGCTGAATTGATCCGGAATACCGACGCGAACGAACGTTCCGAGGTACTGCCCCATGAGCGTTTCCGCGACTGCACCGCCAAGGCCGCCGTAGATGGAGTGCTCTTCGAACGTGACGATTGCCTCACGTCCCTCGGCCAGCTTGCGCAGGGAGGCGGCAGGGAACGGTTTCAGGCATGGCACTGAAACCACGTCGGCATTCCCTATCGCGGCTGCGGCCTGTTGAGCCAGCTTGACGCCCGACCCCGTGCCGACGAAGAGGTACGACGCACCGGTATTTGTCACCGGGATCAAATCGCCGCTCGCCCAGTCCGTCAAGGGGCCGCGATGGACATCGCCAAGATCGGCTTTGCCCATGCGGAGATAAGCGGGCCGCGAGTTCTCAAGGATGTGCTGGGCACACGCGGTGAGCTCGAAGCGATCACATGGCGAGTAGATAGAAATCTGCGGTACGGCGCGCAGGGCAGCAATATCTTCCGTACTTTGGTGGCTCGTACCCAGTTGAGCGTAAACCACGCCGGCGCCGTCTCCGATGAAGGTGACAGGCAGATTCTCGTAGCACACGTCGATCTTGATCTGTTCGAGCACGCGAATGGGCACGAACGCGGCAAGGCCGTAGACGATCGGGCGGAAGCCCGCTTTCGCAAGCCCTGCTGCCACGCCAACCATGTTCTGCTCGGCAATGCCGCAATTCAGATATTGGCCCGGGCAGGCTTTCCGGAATGGATCGAACAGCGCGTAGCCATGGTCACCGGTGAGCAAAAGTACCTTGGGGTCTTTTTACGCGGCAGCCACAAGGGCGTTCGAAAATGCGTCTCTCATGCCTTGCCTCCAAGTTCGGCAACGGCCGCCTCATACGTCTTGGGGTTGAGTCGCGTGTAGTGCCAGATATTGTCGTGCTCCATGAACGACACGCCTTTCCCTTTCACGGTCTTCGCGATCAGCGCTTTGGGCCGCCCGTTCTTGCGGGTCTTCAGATCGCTGTATGCCCGGTCGATCGCGAACTCGTCGTGGCCGTCTATCGTGAGCGCGTCGAAATCGAAGGCCGCAAACTTTGCAGCGATATCGCCGAGGCCCATGACCTCGTCAGTTGTTCCCATGGCCTGAAAACCGTTCGCGTCGACGATGACGATAAGGTTGTCGAGCTTGAACTGCGTAGCAAACAGGGCGGCTTCCCAGATGGTGCCCTCGTTCAGTTCACCGTCGCCCACCAGGGCATAGCAGATCTGGTCAGTGTTATTCCGTTTGGCGGCAAGCGCGAGCCCCACGCCAACGGACAAGCCATGGCCAAGAGAGCCGGCGGTGACTTCCACTCCCGGCACGTGCGCATCCGCGAGCCCTTTCAGCCGCGTGCCGTTGCCGAAATAACGCGCAATCTCGTCGTCCGGCAACCAGCCAATCTCGTGGAGGCAGGCGTATTGCGCCATGACGCCGTGGCCTTTGCTGAGCACCATGTAGTCGCGCGTTGCGGACCGCGGATTAGTCGCGTCGAAGCGCAGATGATTGCGGTAGAGCACCGCAAGCAGTTCCACAATTGAAAACGCGCAGCCGATATGAACCGTCGAACCTGCAAATGCCATATCGAGAACAGTCTTGCGGATTCGGGACGCGTCGAACTTTCTCATGCTGTGACCGCCACGCGGCTCCAGTTGATCGTCTTTGACAGAGCG
It encodes the following:
- a CDS encoding transketolase family protein is translated as MLTGDHGYALFDPFRKACPGQYLNCGIAEQNMVGVAAGLAKAGFRPIVYGLAAFVPIRVLEQIKIDVCYENLPVTFIGDGAGVVYAQLGTSHQSTEDIAALRAVPQISIYSPCDRFELTACAQHILENSRPAYLRMGKADLGDVHRGPLTDWASGDLIPVTNTGASYLFVGTGSGVKLAQQAAAAIGNADVVSVPCLKPFPAASLRKLAEGREAIVTFEEHSIYGGLGGAVAETLMGQYLGTFVRVGIPDQFSTLCGNYPFLMESHGLAPEAVEKQIRRALDASIQYKR
- a CDS encoding GtrA family protein, encoding MQASNTSDNDMADGTPAGASAASDREPAVKTVYQLIRFLVVGGLNTVFGYSLFAVFTFIGLTYPVAIGLATIGGVLFNFQSVGRLVFDGAPRSRFWRFVGVYCVIYLVNLGGVRLLLSLGANVYVANAITLVPLSLLAFILNRRFVFNLP
- a CDS encoding glycosyltransferase family 2 protein — encoded protein: MKHITVVTPCFNEEENVEAVYSETRRIFATIPEVTYDHLFIDNASTDTTVSKLRSIAAADPNVSVIVNARNFGHIRSPMYGLLQATGDAVILLVADLQDPPELMREFVKNWLAGAPIVIGVKPEAKESALFFALRRMYYRLVTRIANVKLIQNFTGFGLYDRKVIEILRQIDDPYPYFRGLVCEIGFDVIQLPYVQPRRKRGISKNNFYTLYDIAMLGITSHSKVPLRLATIAGFFLSGVSLCVSFIYLVLKLLYWNSFSMGSAPMLIGLFFFSSVQLFFIGLLGEYVGAILTYAQKRPLVVERERINSTADSPASLAK
- a CDS encoding sugar translocase, encoding MTDFAFGDSPSTRSPEKSKGLSLVAPCALGAFSLVAGWMLMGGSQLDIRVPLIYNGDGLLMLLVIKRLMENLWVFHSSAMGAPFGSYLYDYPIPDSGSLAALKVFGVLSGSAATALNIYYLIGFPLNALSAYFVARRFRLSRALSFSAGFIFTMLPFHFLRLPHLFYTWYFPAPLFIWYAYKIYIGNLFSSDKSRGLSGQIGHVATLLVLSCFGVYYSFFGVLAFLAATLCKYLRVRSIISIFPGILAVAIVTIGIVANVAPNLADRARHGINTEVAQRNPSEAELYGLKITQLLLPRVGHRMAPLAELTQKYTTTFPLVNENETASLGAIGSVGFLALLLALIAPGKEQRRDERLYFLAAITFVLVLFCTIGGGSVLFSILISPMIRAWNRVSVFIAFTSICAAMLITQLGIERYAPRLRATWPAIGGIGAILCAIAIWDQTTPPCQACNDATRAEYLNDARFIGAIEKESPKGSAIYQLPYVRFPEALSVGGVQSYDQARGYLHSASLGWSYGAMKGRAADLFFRALAEAPLERQIEVARRIGFSGIYIDRRGYADGGAAIEAELTRLLGGPPDLISGNKQQIFYELTRNGAAVAPVPAGLSVDQIITRAGFVAR
- a CDS encoding transketolase gives rise to the protein MRKFDASRIRKTVLDMAFAGSTVHIGCAFSIVELLAVLYRNHLRFDATNPRSATRDYMVLSKGHGVMAQYACLHEIGWLPDDEIARYFGNGTRLKGLADAHVPGVEVTAGSLGHGLSVGVGLALAAKRNNTDQICYALVGDGELNEGTIWEAALFATQFKLDNLIVIVDANGFQAMGTTDEVMGLGDIAAKFAAFDFDALTIDGHDEFAIDRAYSDLKTRKNGRPKALIAKTVKGKGVSFMEHDNIWHYTRLNPKTYEAAVAELGGKA